From a single Oreochromis niloticus isolate F11D_XX linkage group LG3, O_niloticus_UMD_NMBU, whole genome shotgun sequence genomic region:
- the ovol1a gene encoding putative transcription factor Ovo-like 1a, with product MPRAFLVKKANVSPGKRNWSELPDHERGDVYIPVSIFPPSVLMMEVEASPAETTQTTTPLCLTKYSTIDAQTRPELPSSTVLGRPQSPVGLPGGRSEIKRRPQGSSTYIRAKIKVTTGELPPDPAPLALALPLIPTPQPLAALNTVSPSVPTPPPPEPVSMVTRSTGQSQSGSTGAFVCQVCQKTFQYQRMLNRHVKCHNDTKRHLCSFCGKGFNDTFDLKRHVRTHTGVRPYKCNFCDKAFTQRCSLESHMKKIHSITLKYAYKERRNKLYVCEECGHTAATQDALLIHLHSLHPDSPLLKSKAARRVGGRDGGSVGGSIPGSPRGADESDDTTGSAEQ from the exons tCTCCATCTTTCCTCCGTCCGTCCTGATGATGGAGGTGGAGGCCAGCCCCGCTGAGACGACGCAGACGACGACGCCCCTCTGTCTCACCAAATACTCTACCATTGACGCACAAACGCGCCCGGAGCTGCCCTCCAGCACGGTGCTCGGCAGACCCCAGAGCCCGGTAGGTTTACCCGGCGGGAGGTCAGAGATCAAGAGGAGGCCGCAGGGCAGCTCCACGTACATCCGAGCCAAAATAAAG GTAACTACAGGCGAGTTACCCCCAGATCCAGCTCCCCTTGCTCTGGCTCTTCCTCTCATTCCCACTCCACAACCATTAGCTGCACTTAACACTGTGAGTCCTTCTGTGCCGACCCCACCTCCCCCAGAGCCGGTCTCAATGGTGACCAGATCCACGGGTCAAAGTCAAAGTGGGTCGACGGGAGCGTTCGTGTGCCAg GTCTGCCAGAAGACTTTCCAGTACCAGCGGATGTTGAACAGACACGTCAAGTGTCACAACGACACAAAGAGACACCTGTGCAGCTTCTGCGGCAAAGGCTTCAATGACACCTTCGACCTCAAAAGACACGTGCGCACGCATACAG GCGTCCGTCCATACAAGTGCAACTTCTGCGACAAGGCCTTCACCCAGCGCTGCTCTCTGGAGTCTCACATGAAGAAGATCCACAGCATCACCCTGAAGTACGCCTACAAGGAGCGACGCAACAAGCTGTACGTGTGCGAGGAGTGCGGCCACACAGCGGCAACTCAGGATGCGCTGCTCATCCATCTCCACTCGCTTCACCCTGACAGCCCCCTGCTGAAGAGCAAGGCCGCGAGGAGAGTGGGAGGAAGAGACGGAGGGTCGGTTGGAGGATCCATTCCTGGTTCTCCGCGGGGAGCGGACGAAAGCGACGATACCACCGGATCGGCTGAGCAGTAA